DNA sequence from the Candidatus Neomarinimicrobiota bacterium genome:
GGTAACCCCTTTGTAGATCCAAATACGGGAATAGCAACAAAATTTACTCTATCCGGTGATCCCAAAACCGGAGAAGGCTGGGTAGATGGTAATCCGTTAGGACCGGGCGATAGAAGATTCCTGCTTTCAGCAGGTCCATTTACAATGGCGTTTCAAGATACACAGGAACTTGTTATTTCTCTAATAGCAGGTATAGGTGGTGATAGAATATCAAGTATTGATGTTTTGAAATTTTATGATATCACCGCTCAAAATGCTTTTGATAACTTGTTTGACCTGCCGACTCCACCGGCAGCGCCAAGGGCTACTGCTATTGCTTTAGATAAACAGATAGTTATTGCGTGGGGTAATGAAGCCGGCAACGTTGAAAATACTGAAGTCAATTCGGATAGTAAAGGATATACATTCGAAGGATATAACGTTTATCAATTGCCTTCTGTGACATCCACATTGGCTGAGGCGACCAAACTGGTGACATTCGATGTTGCAAATGAAATTACAACAATTCTTGATCCGACGTTCGAGCCGGTTAGTGGGCAGATACTGCTTCTTCCTTCCCAAATAGGCAAGAATTCAGGTATTGAAAGGTCACTGATAATTAACACTGACTCAGATGGAAACGGGATAACCAATTATCACGAATATTATTACGCGGTAACGGCGTATAACAATAATTCAAGCGCTGATGTTCCTGTTCATGCGTTGGAAAGTCCGCCTGTAATTCTTACGGTAATTCCACAGCCTGCAGATGCAGGAGTGAGATATGCATTCACTGCAGGTCAGATGCTTACCAGTGCGGGAGATGACTCTTCAATTACACATACCGGAACTGCAAATGCTACCGCAGAAGTCCAGATTCTGGATCCATCCTCGACAATCACCGCTGATTGGACATTAACTATGAATGGTGATGGAGCCGGTTCTTTCTGGTATAATCTTGAAAATCCGGTTGACGGTGTTGTTCTTGGCAATTTGACAAACCTTTCAAGCGATGATGACAGAATTATGCGGAAAGGTATGACTGTAAAAGTATTGGGTAGTTTTGATGCTCCTGTTACATGGTTCGATGATAACACTGTTGGCGCAAACTTAAGCTTCTGGGGCGACTCTCAGTTATTCGGTTCCGCAACAGGTTTCTGGTTTGAATTTGGATCACCAGTTCCAGTACCGACAATTAACCAGGCACAGATTGATCTCGAATACAGGTTCACCGGCGTAGCTTCTGATAATGACAGCCCTGTCACTTCTGGCGGTTCATTTTCCACTCAGTGGCCACGGGATGCATTTGGTGGAACTGGAACAGAACCCAATGTACAACTGCGAATTCCGTTTGAGCTCTGGGACATTGAAAGTAATGACGGTGCCGGAAGACAGTTAGAAGTAGCCGTTATAAACAGAAATGCTGATGCAGGTGCTCCTACTGATTATATTCCTTATGATAGTGGCCAACCCAACAACAATCCCGGAGCATCAGATGGTTTTGGAACATCAGCCAATGCACGCTGGCGGATGGCAGGTAGAGACTATATAGTCGTTCTCAATAGGGATTATCAAGATGACGCAAATTTTGTGCGCTCCATAGTAGATCCATCTGCAACATGGATGCACTTCTTTGAACAAGGTGGCGCGTCTGTCTGGGCAACCGGAGATGTGCATACTATGAATTTTGCTAATCCATTACAGGTTGGTCTGGATACATTTACATTCTCAACCACTGCGCCGGCAGCAACTGATGCGGCACAGGACAAGGATCATAAGGCAATAAATGTTTTCCCGAACCCATATTTAGGAGTTAACAACTTTGAAGTTACAAGGAGTGTTCGTTGGGTGAGGTTTACGCATTTACCAGCAAAAGCAACAATTAGGATATTCAATTTGGCTGGAATACATGTAGCCACAGTAAATAAAAACGATAACTTGCAACACGTTGATTGGAATTTGAATAACTGGAATAGTCTACCGGTAGCTAGTGGCATATACTTAGCCCATGTTTCTTTAGAGAATGGTTTTGAGAAAACTCTAAAACTGATGATTGTTCAAGAGCAACAATTCCTACAGAATTTCTAAGGGTGACCAATAATGAATAAAACCATAGAAATTCTAAAAACAACAGTAGGTAGGAGAAATATTATGAAGGGTAAATTTGTAAATATTTTATCAGCTGGAATTCTGATACTGCTGCTGTCTCAATCGATAGCGTTTGCAGGCGGCAGAGCCAGGGCTGGAACATCAGCTGGCGCTCAGCTCTTGATTCCGGTGGGAGTACGTGGAATCGCAATAGGCGGTTCAAACGTCGCGAGCATTGGCGGAATAGAAGCGATGTTCTGGAATCCGGCCGGTATGGCAGTCAACAACAATAAGACAACCGCGCTCTTCTCACGAATGTCATATATTGCTGATATGGACATGAGTTATGGCGCTATCATGACCAATGTAGCCGGCGTAGGTACGTTTGGATTTAGCCTAAAAAGTCTTGATGTTGGAGATATTGCCGTTACAACCGAAAATAATCCTGATGGTACAGGCGAGATTGAATCTCCCAGTTTCTTTATTTTGGGAGTATCTTTCGCGCGTAATCTTAGTGACCGGGTATCAGTTGGTCTGAATACAAAAGTAATTAACGAAACATTTGCTAATGTAGGAGCTACCGGTTTTGCAGTGGACATCGGTGTTCAATACAGCGGATTAGGCGGTGTTGAAGGCTTGACATTAGGCGTAGTAATGAAGAATTTTGGTACGCCGATGAGCTATTCGGGATCAGGGCTTTTGACAAGAGCGGAGGCTGACGATTTTTCTCGACCAAGTTCTTTATTCGGGATTCAAACACAATCAGATGAATTGCCTTCTACACTTGAATTAGGCACTTCTTATACTCTGCGATCAGGTGAAAATAATACACTGAATTTATCGGCTACTTTTGTTAACGATAACTTCCAATCTGACTTTGGTAGGATTGGCGCAGAATATGTAATGAATGATATGATATCGCTTAGAGGTGGTTTTCAAACAAACATTAGCGAGATCGACGTCGAAAGTGGAGACTCAAATAAAGACATTTTTGGATTAACACTCGGCGCAGGATTGGAGATCGAATCCGGTGGTCTTGATTTGACACTTGGTTATGCATTCAGAGACGTTGATGTTTTTGATGCCAACCATGTGTTCTCATTGGAAATTGGTTTCTAATTTCAGTCTAAAAATATATTAATAAAAATACCCTGCCTAATTTGGCAGGGTATTTTTATTTTCTCGGTCATTATTCAGAATTAATTGGAGAATACCATGAAACAAATACTCTATCTACTATTCTTTTTGTTACTGATTACATCAAACCTGTATGCTCAGAATTATCCCTCGGCGATTCGCAAAGCTAATACCTATTCAATTGTGGCTTATGACAAAGAAAGCAATCAAATGGGTGTGGCGGTTCAATCCCACTATTTCGGTGTCGGATCAATAGTAACATGGGCTAAGCCGGGTGTGGGTGCAGTTGCGACACAATCAATAGTGGAGGTTAGCTATGGACCTCTTGGATTAAGTCTTATGGAGGCGGGTAAAACGGCTGTACAAGCCCTTAGAGGTCTTTTAGCGGCAGATCCAAGCTCCGATGTACGGCAGGTGGCTATGGTGGACGCTAATGGTATCGTATCTGCTCATACCGGGGCTAATTGTATAGCCGAAGCCGGGGATCATATTGGTGAACATTATTCTACACAGGCGAATATAATGCTCAAGAATACGGTGTGGGAAGCTATGGGAAAGGCATACGAGAAGACGGATGGAGAATTTGTTGACAGGTTATTAGCTGCGTTAGATGCTGCTCAATCTGAAGGCGGCGATTTAAGGGGAAAACAGTCAGCTGCTTTGATTATAGTATCAATTGATCCGATTGG
Encoded proteins:
- a CDS encoding T9SS type A sorting domain-containing protein — protein: ATIEEMFLTQWSDPDLGDFGDDFAGSVPELSLGYTYNSSSIDVAFRDFGLPPPAVGYDFFQGPIVDSPGDSAIFNLKVVHDKRNLPMSSFVFFAAGSSISDPPLGTYEGTIQWYNLMHGLIPTSGNPFVDPNTGIATKFTLSGDPKTGEGWVDGNPLGPGDRRFLLSAGPFTMAFQDTQELVISLIAGIGGDRISSIDVLKFYDITAQNAFDNLFDLPTPPAAPRATAIALDKQIVIAWGNEAGNVENTEVNSDSKGYTFEGYNVYQLPSVTSTLAEATKLVTFDVANEITTILDPTFEPVSGQILLLPSQIGKNSGIERSLIINTDSDGNGITNYHEYYYAVTAYNNNSSADVPVHALESPPVILTVIPQPADAGVRYAFTAGQMLTSAGDDSSITHTGTANATAEVQILDPSSTITADWTLTMNGDGAGSFWYNLENPVDGVVLGNLTNLSSDDDRIMRKGMTVKVLGSFDAPVTWFDDNTVGANLSFWGDSQLFGSATGFWFEFGSPVPVPTINQAQIDLEYRFTGVASDNDSPVTSGGSFSTQWPRDAFGGTGTEPNVQLRIPFELWDIESNDGAGRQLEVAVINRNADAGAPTDYIPYDSGQPNNNPGASDGFGTSANARWRMAGRDYIVVLNRDYQDDANFVRSIVDPSATWMHFFEQGGASVWATGDVHTMNFANPLQVGLDTFTFSTTAPAATDAAQDKDHKAINVFPNPYLGVNNFEVTRSVRWVRFTHLPAKATIRIFNLAGIHVATVNKNDNLQHVDWNLNNWNSLPVASGIYLAHVSLENGFEKTLKLMIVQEQQFLQNF
- a CDS encoding PorV/PorQ family protein, giving the protein MKGKFVNILSAGILILLLSQSIAFAGGRARAGTSAGAQLLIPVGVRGIAIGGSNVASIGGIEAMFWNPAGMAVNNNKTTALFSRMSYIADMDMSYGAIMTNVAGVGTFGFSLKSLDVGDIAVTTENNPDGTGEIESPSFFILGVSFARNLSDRVSVGLNTKVINETFANVGATGFAVDIGVQYSGLGGVEGLTLGVVMKNFGTPMSYSGSGLLTRAEADDFSRPSSLFGIQTQSDELPSTLELGTSYTLRSGENNTLNLSATFVNDNFQSDFGRIGAEYVMNDMISLRGGFQTNISEIDVESGDSNKDIFGLTLGAGLEIESGGLDLTLGYAFRDVDVFDANHVFSLEIGF
- a CDS encoding DUF1028 domain-containing protein; this encodes MKQILYLLFFLLLITSNLYAQNYPSAIRKANTYSIVAYDKESNQMGVAVQSHYFGVGSIVTWAKPGVGAVATQSIVEVSYGPLGLSLMEAGKTAVQALRGLLAADPSSDVRQVAMVDANGIVSAHTGANCIAEAGDHIGEHYSTQANIMLKNTVWEAMGKAYEKTDGEFVDRLLAALDAAQSEGGDLRGKQSAALIIVSIDPIGNVYLDRPYDLRVEDSSEPLKELRRLVYVAKAYNHVSRGDDYAAEEKFDEALEEYKLGMQMLPDNVELRFWYATTLVMVDKVKESLPEFKWVFKREPIWKKLVPRLSASGFLPDDNKIIKKILKQ